The Tubulanus polymorphus chromosome 1, tnTubPoly1.2, whole genome shotgun sequence genome contains a region encoding:
- the LOC141906800 gene encoding uncharacterized protein LOC141906800 isoform X1 yields MYHSNKANSDVGTMGRKLDLSHLSEEECESILQVIQRDFALREKEKERIQKSQTELITENEKRKLLSASSKFNENCCIRCCATFGLFFNRKRVCHGCRFNVCSNCSEPDKHDKLFICTICVKQRDLLTQSCDWFYTDVNKRFKRFGSAKVVRSLHKRESDSASDCGGYKHTYSDRPRPTVQDVRKSADEPVIQASSDVGVNSEIPDGENKSRALVDSRISAEISSSEHSHSAPIISHPSGANKKLENGDYDWLQSDNTKELFGQARLEKWLDSTENSVEQMIAEQRDAALSSYSPEDHLLNAKNSQLQRYQHELMDVRGQIEKLLASNTTENGHSAINAENLVLVPLKIRISNALRNLAQGLYMAHNTGDEEFNDNEVNKQVQEAVIEVVETYVGEKINLPVDEFDELTSSDDGSVVESIPESHTSQAPVQDSLAQAIVVKIINDYNEAEDAKIAKIKEEEAIRELEELALFSQEIQSHVQITKPVVKEVIEEVNSDDEKDSAEEEEIVPLSVEREQYMRTPTEFFDKNEIVSNNYNQEPPSPNFGPHPNFVQTQLLGKSSPLPSFEPSPLGYDEIDFDNFSSLKFGTSDINGEEHLGDNGDEDIDGEFKANNWLLKGTMGDEEYKMDTSSSGFKITMPQFSHRASPMVGNREVDELSDLTSVGADDLTDDDEGGDNDTVASLSSVEELEEETEHCDKNLRKSAELPVTSSESNSSQTVDMDVKNDNVNIDDDNSVSAGVERTENKTAFDEKTGVLNNVIIKAVENVVVSQDVCTDPVFDRLPVDISVPEGEMMRFSCQVSGTSPIDVFWYRDGGKDIDQLEDNDKYDIYRHGNDFYLDVYDTCEKDAGGYLCIGINEQGQCSHTVQGRVTANLLDKHKPEFIKSLEDVEVIEGQTAKFFVKVKGYPIAKVTWYKDGKKIKANDEKFKMIKIGNRHHELVISCAMIEEDAEYAVIASNVVGKAKTYAQLIVEPAPQQQAESPKRPMSLPIASSTLNSSTSEVNKLDSLSYKVTKTRSNVTNTAENVLTSAQKISDIDRDLDEMENRLDNMETNVMSTNAVLKNNRYLDDDDDSIEDILARYTEKKKAAANIRAVTSTAMDVLADAEPTTVKETPRFSTPVVQAIIKSDKTNVSTGQYNLNQVNSNNNYITEDTTADENEVQLTNYRSVSSSPPPIPALNENPTTSLQPESVTESQYSQPLSIEIDNAAYHKPQEQRLKPNVHKLAPNIPSNDNDGDMLIDCGLKRVDSKRYKRDYHINRAAVAEKKNSNINPPPPHQQDTNEVVKNVTEKLENFVCETEDEPSQAAVSSPAACEEDENQKYVYMVAGDMFSLEEKIKKLESKINDVGDDTSPEVIAALEEEVARAVAQVSQSEKRVAHIESHVGDLNNIVSNPAFQSQYSFNSEADSVADSGLSTGATTPVDLMSPRSSLEQSSPISYPSSVNEENVPLPSVKRLSAIFDSAPALPSPKSAHCKRVMSLTARTPILLPSSSPGSPVVRRNHLKPDTARQRPKSDNYETLSPASSANERKRSSLHSAIKKEASPRSLLSQNPRTFSLPATPTNSHIVYQSPKPLLPSPQSPTTDNAKLKGQRSGNILARAAFWDSRINECVTSDHDIQSFPVMDDENVDLL; encoded by the exons ATGT atcACTCGAATAAAGCAAACTCAGACGTCGGAACGATGGGAAGAAAATTAGATTTGTCGCATCTCTCAGAAGAAGAATGTGAAAGCATTCTGCAAGTTATACAAAGAGATTTTGCTCTTAGAGAGAAAGAAAAGGAGCGCATTCA AAAATCCCAAACCGAGCTCATTacggaaaatgaaaaacgaaaaCTTTTGAGCGCCAGTAGCAAATTCAACGAGAACTGTTGCATCCGATGTTGCGCAACGTTCGGATTATTTTTCAACCGAAAGCGAGTTTGCCACGGCTGTCGATTCAATGTGTGTAGTAATTGCTCTGAACCAGATAAACACGACAAATTGTTCATTTGTACTATTTGTGTCAAGCAGAG AGATTTACTCACACAATCCTGTGATTGGTTTTATACTGATGTCAATAAACGCTTTAAAAGATTCGGCAGCGCTAAAGTTGTGCGGTCTCTTCATAAACGCGAAT ctGATTCGGCGAGTGATTGCGGTGGATACAAACACACTTATTCAGACCGACCACGGCCGACAGTACAAG ACGTTCGTAAATCCGCAGATGAACCGGTAATTCAAGCGAGCTCCGATGTTGGCGTTAATTCAGAAATCCCTGACGGCGAAAATAAATCGCGTGCTCTCGTCGACTCCAGAATCAGTGCGGAGATATCTTCTTCGGAACATTCACATTCAGCACCGATCATTAGCCACCCCTCGGGCGCAAATAAAAAGCTAGAAAACGGTGATTACGACTGGCTGCAGTCGGACAACACGAAAGAATTGTTCGGGCAGGCGCGACTGGAAAAATGGCTTGATTCGACGGAGAATTCAGTCGAGCAGATGATTGCCGAACAACGTGATGCTGCATTGTCATCGT ATTCACCTGAAGATCATCTTTTGAACGCAAAAAATAGCCAATTACAAAGATACCAACATGAATTGATGGATGTAAGAggccaaattgaaaaattactaGCCAGCAACACTACAGAAAATGGTCATTCCGCGATAAATGCCG aaaatttggTTTTGGTACCCCTCAAAATACGCATCAGTAATGCACTTCGAAACTTAGCGCAAGGCTTGTATATGGCACACAACACAG GTGATGAAGAGTTTAACGATAATGAAGTCAACAAACAAGTTCAAGAGGCAGTAATCGAAGTGGTTGAAACGTATGTTggtgaaaaaatcaatttg CCAGTGGATGAATTTGATGAACTCACGTCAAGCGATGACGGTTCTGTTGTTGAATCAATACCAGAATCTCACACATCACAGGCACCGGTGCAAGATTCATTAGCTCAAGCTATTGTTGTCAAA ATAATCAATGATTACAATGAAGCTGAAGATGCTAAGATTGCGAAGATAAAAGAGGAAGAAGCGATTAGAGAGCTCGAAGAATTGGCTCTGTTTTCACAAGAAATTCAGTCGCATGTACAGATAACGAAGCCAGTTGTGAAAGAAGTCATTGAGGAAGTCAATTCGGATGATGAAAAAGACTCAGCTGAAGAAGAGGAAATTGTACCATTAAGCGTAGAACGGGAACAATACATGAGGACCCCGACTGAATTTTtcgacaaaaatgaaattgtttcaaataattataacCAAGAACCACCAAGTCCAAATTTCGGTCCTCATCCAAATTTCGTACAAACACAATTATTAGGGAAATCGTCACCATTGCCGAGTTTCGAGCCGTCTCCGTTAGGatatgatgaaattgatttcgaTAATTTTTCGTCGTTGAAGTTTGGCACATCAGATATCAACGGAGAGGAGCATTTGGGAGATAATGGTGACGAAGATATTGATGGTGAATTCAAGGCAAATAATTGGTTGTTAAAAGGCACAATGGGAGATGAGGAATATAAAATGGATACGTCCTCATCTGGATTTAAGATAACTATGCCACAGTTCAGTCATCGAGCTTCTCCCATGGTTGGAAACAG AGAAGTGGATGAACTTTCGGATTTGACAAGTGTTGGTGCAGATGATTTGACCGACGATGATGAAGGTGGTGATAATGATACCGTAGCCAGTTTATCGAGTGttgaagaattagaagaagAAACAGAGCACTGCGACAAAAATCTGCGGAAATCTGCAGAATTACCGGTCACTTCTTCAGAGTCGAATTCTAGTCAAACAGTTGATATGGATGTAAAAAATGACAATGTAAATATAGATGATGATAATAGTGTGTCTGCCGGTGTTGAAaggactgaaaataaaactgcaTTCGATGAAAAAACAGGTGTATTAAACAACGTGATTATAAAAGCTGTGGAGAATGTTGTTGTAAGTCAGGACGTTTGTACCGATCCTGTGTTCGATCGTTTGCCGGTAGATATAAGCGTTCCTGAGGGAGAGATGATGAGATTTTCTTGCCAAGTTTCCGGAACTTCTCCGATTG ACGTTTTTTGGTATCGAGATGGGGGAAAAGATATTGATCAGCTAGAAGACAATGATAAATACGATATCTATAGACATGGCAATGATTTTTATTTGGATGTGTATGATACCTGCGAGAAAGATGCTGGTGGCTATCTTTGTATTGGAATCAATGAACAAGGCCAATGTAGTCACACAGTACAAGGCAGAGTCACTG CTAATCTACTGGATAAACATAAACCTGAATTCATCAAATCCCTTGAAGATGTTGAAGTCATCGAAGGTCAAACTGCAAAATTTTTTGTCAAAGTCAAGGGATATCCGATTGCCAAAGTAACTTGGTACAAGGATGGTAAAAAGATCAAAGCTAATGATGAAAAGTTTAAGATGATCAAAATAGGAAATCGGCATCATGAATTAGTGATTAGCTGTGCAATGATTGAAGAAGATGCAGAGTATGCGGTCATTGCCAGTAATGTGGTAGGCAAGGCTAAAACTTATgcccaattgattgtggaacCAGCTCCTCAACAACAAGCAG AATCGCCTAAGAGGCCCATGTCTTTGCCTATTGCATCATCCACCCTCAATTCTAGTACGAGTGAAGTCAACAAATTAGACAGTTTATCGTACAAGGTTACCAAGACACGAAGCAATGTAACAAACACCGCAGAAAATGTGCTGACATCTGCTCAAAAG ATTTCGGACATTGATCGAGACcttgatgaaatggaaaatcgATTGGATAATATGGAGACAAATGTTATGTCTACTAATGCTGTACTAAAGAATAATCGTTATTtagatgacgatgatgacagTATTGAAGACATTTTAGCGAGATATACTGAGAAG aaaaaggCTGCTGCAAACATTCGAGCGGTTAcatcaacagcaatggatgTACTCGCTGATGCTGAACCAACAACAGTGAAAGAAACACCGAGATTTAGTACTCCAGTCGTTCAAGCTATAATAAAATCTGATAAAACGAATGTATCAACAGGGCAATATAACTTGAATCAAGTAAATTCAAACAATAATTATATCACTGAAGATACAACTGctgatgaaaatgaagttcAGTTAACAAATTATCGCAGTGTTTCCTCTTCACCGCCACCTATTCCTGCTTTGAATGAAAATCCCACCACTTCACTTCAACCTGAATCTGTCACTGAATCACAATATTCCCAACCGCTGTCGATTGAAATTGACAATGCTGCATACCACAAGCCACAAGAACAACGCTTAAAACCAAATGTTCATAAATTGGCGCCAAACATTCCGAGCAATGACAACGATGGGGATATGCTGATAGATTGTGGTCTGAAACGTGTTGATTCAAAACGGTATAAACGTGACTACCACATCAACAGAGCAGCAGTCGCTGAAAAGAAgaattctaatattaatcctccACCGCCGCACCAACAAGATACAAATGAAGTTGTGAAGAATGTTACTGagaaattggaaaattttgtCTGTGAAACAGAAGATGAG CCAAGTCAAGCAGCGGTATCATCTCCAGCAGCATGTGAGGAGGatgaaaatcagaaatat gtatATATGGTTGCCGGTGATATGTtttcattggaagaaaaaataaagaaattagaaTCGAAGATCAATGATGTTGGTGACGACACGTCTCCTGAGGTGATTGCTGCTCTTGAGGAAGAGGTTGCGCGAGCAGTCGCTCAGGTTTCACAGAGTGAAAAACGG GTGGCCCACATAGAAAGTCATGTTGGTGATCTGAACAATATTGTTTCAAACCCAGCATTTCAGTCGCAGTATTCATTCAACTCCGAGGCTGACTCGGTTGCAGACTCTGGCCTGTCTACCGGTGCAACAACTCCTGTTGATTTGATGTCCCCGAGATCAAGTTTGGAGCAGTCATCACCTATTTCCTATCCATCAAGCGTTAATGAAGAAAATGTACCTTTACCATCTGTCAAGCGACTTTCGGCTATATTCGATAGTGCTCCCGCACTTCCCTCTCCAAAATCAGCTCATTGCAAACGT
- the LOC141906800 gene encoding uncharacterized protein LOC141906800 isoform X3, which produces MYHSNKANSDVGTMGRKLDLSHLSEEECESILQVIQRDFALREKEKERIQKSQTELITENEKRKLLSASSKFNENCCIRCCATFGLFFNRKRVCHGCRFNVCSNCSEPDKHDKLFICTICVKQRDLLTQSCDWFYTDVNKRFKRFGSAKVVRSLHKRESDSASDCGGYKHTYSDRPRPTVQDVRKSADEPVIQASSDVGVNSEIPDGENKSRALVDSRISAEISSSEHSHSAPIISHPSGANKKLENGDYDWLQSDNTKELFGQARLEKWLDSTENSVEQMIAEQRDAALSSYSPEDHLLNAKNSQLQRYQHELMDVRGQIEKLLASNTTENGHSAINAENLVLVPLKIRISNALRNLAQGLYMAHNTGDEEFNDNEVNKQVQEAVIEVVETYVGEKINLPVDEFDELTSSDDGSVVESIPESHTSQAPVQDSLAQAIVVKIINDYNEAEDAKIAKIKEEEAIRELEELALFSQEIQSHVQITKPVVKEVIEEVNSDDEKDSAEEEEIVPLSVEREQYMRTPTEFFDKNEIVSNNYNQEPPSPNFGPHPNFVQTQLLGKSSPLPSFEPSPLGYDEIDFDNFSSLKFGTSDINGEEHLGDNGDEDIDGEFKANNWLLKGTMGDEEYKMDTSSSGFKITMPQFSHRASPMVGNREVDELSDLTSVGADDLTDDDEGGDNDTVASLSSVEELEEETEHCDKNLRKSAELPVTSSESNSSQTVDMDVKNDNVNIDDDNSVSAGVERTENKTAFDEKTGVLNNVIIKAVENVVVSQDVCTDPVFDRLPVDISVPEGEMMRFSCQVSGTSPIDVFWYRDGGKDIDQLEDNDKYDIYRHGNDFYLDVYDTCEKDAGGYLCIGINEQGQCSHTVQGRVTANLLDKHKPEFIKSLEDVEVIEGQTAKFFVKVKGYPIAKVTWYKDGKKIKANDEKFKMIKIGNRHHELVISCAMIEEDAEYAVIASNVVGKAKTYAQLIVEPAPQQQAESPKRPMSLPIASSTLNSSTSEVNKLDSLSYKVTKTRSNVTNTAENVLTSAQKISDIDRDLDEMENRLDNMETNVMSTNAVLKNNRYLDDDDDSIEDILARYTEKKKAAANIRAVTSTAMDVLADAEPTTVKETPRFSTPVVQAIIKSDKTNVSTGQYNLNQVNSNNNYITEDTTADENEVQLTNYRSVSSSPPPIPALNENPTTSLQPESVTESQYSQPLSIEIDNAAYHKPQEQRLKPNVHKLAPNIPSNDNDGDMLIDCGLKRVDSKRYKRDYHINRAAVAEKKNSNINPPPPHQQDTNEVVKNVTEKLENFVCETEDEVYMVAGDMFSLEEKIKKLESKINDVGDDTSPEVIAALEEEVARAVAQVSQSEKRVAHIESHVGDLNNIVSNPAFQSQYSFNSEADSVADSGLSTGATTPVDLMSPRSSLEQSSPISYPSSVNEENVPLPSVKRLSAIFDSAPALPSPKSAHCKRVMSLTARTPILLPSSSPGSPVVRRNHLKPDTARQRPKSDNYETLSPASSANERKRSSLHSAIKKEASPRSLLSQNPRTFSLPATPTNSHIVYQSPKPLLPSPQSPTTDNAKLKGQRSGNILARAAFWDSRINECVTSDHDIQSFPVMDDENVDLL; this is translated from the exons ATGT atcACTCGAATAAAGCAAACTCAGACGTCGGAACGATGGGAAGAAAATTAGATTTGTCGCATCTCTCAGAAGAAGAATGTGAAAGCATTCTGCAAGTTATACAAAGAGATTTTGCTCTTAGAGAGAAAGAAAAGGAGCGCATTCA AAAATCCCAAACCGAGCTCATTacggaaaatgaaaaacgaaaaCTTTTGAGCGCCAGTAGCAAATTCAACGAGAACTGTTGCATCCGATGTTGCGCAACGTTCGGATTATTTTTCAACCGAAAGCGAGTTTGCCACGGCTGTCGATTCAATGTGTGTAGTAATTGCTCTGAACCAGATAAACACGACAAATTGTTCATTTGTACTATTTGTGTCAAGCAGAG AGATTTACTCACACAATCCTGTGATTGGTTTTATACTGATGTCAATAAACGCTTTAAAAGATTCGGCAGCGCTAAAGTTGTGCGGTCTCTTCATAAACGCGAAT ctGATTCGGCGAGTGATTGCGGTGGATACAAACACACTTATTCAGACCGACCACGGCCGACAGTACAAG ACGTTCGTAAATCCGCAGATGAACCGGTAATTCAAGCGAGCTCCGATGTTGGCGTTAATTCAGAAATCCCTGACGGCGAAAATAAATCGCGTGCTCTCGTCGACTCCAGAATCAGTGCGGAGATATCTTCTTCGGAACATTCACATTCAGCACCGATCATTAGCCACCCCTCGGGCGCAAATAAAAAGCTAGAAAACGGTGATTACGACTGGCTGCAGTCGGACAACACGAAAGAATTGTTCGGGCAGGCGCGACTGGAAAAATGGCTTGATTCGACGGAGAATTCAGTCGAGCAGATGATTGCCGAACAACGTGATGCTGCATTGTCATCGT ATTCACCTGAAGATCATCTTTTGAACGCAAAAAATAGCCAATTACAAAGATACCAACATGAATTGATGGATGTAAGAggccaaattgaaaaattactaGCCAGCAACACTACAGAAAATGGTCATTCCGCGATAAATGCCG aaaatttggTTTTGGTACCCCTCAAAATACGCATCAGTAATGCACTTCGAAACTTAGCGCAAGGCTTGTATATGGCACACAACACAG GTGATGAAGAGTTTAACGATAATGAAGTCAACAAACAAGTTCAAGAGGCAGTAATCGAAGTGGTTGAAACGTATGTTggtgaaaaaatcaatttg CCAGTGGATGAATTTGATGAACTCACGTCAAGCGATGACGGTTCTGTTGTTGAATCAATACCAGAATCTCACACATCACAGGCACCGGTGCAAGATTCATTAGCTCAAGCTATTGTTGTCAAA ATAATCAATGATTACAATGAAGCTGAAGATGCTAAGATTGCGAAGATAAAAGAGGAAGAAGCGATTAGAGAGCTCGAAGAATTGGCTCTGTTTTCACAAGAAATTCAGTCGCATGTACAGATAACGAAGCCAGTTGTGAAAGAAGTCATTGAGGAAGTCAATTCGGATGATGAAAAAGACTCAGCTGAAGAAGAGGAAATTGTACCATTAAGCGTAGAACGGGAACAATACATGAGGACCCCGACTGAATTTTtcgacaaaaatgaaattgtttcaaataattataacCAAGAACCACCAAGTCCAAATTTCGGTCCTCATCCAAATTTCGTACAAACACAATTATTAGGGAAATCGTCACCATTGCCGAGTTTCGAGCCGTCTCCGTTAGGatatgatgaaattgatttcgaTAATTTTTCGTCGTTGAAGTTTGGCACATCAGATATCAACGGAGAGGAGCATTTGGGAGATAATGGTGACGAAGATATTGATGGTGAATTCAAGGCAAATAATTGGTTGTTAAAAGGCACAATGGGAGATGAGGAATATAAAATGGATACGTCCTCATCTGGATTTAAGATAACTATGCCACAGTTCAGTCATCGAGCTTCTCCCATGGTTGGAAACAG AGAAGTGGATGAACTTTCGGATTTGACAAGTGTTGGTGCAGATGATTTGACCGACGATGATGAAGGTGGTGATAATGATACCGTAGCCAGTTTATCGAGTGttgaagaattagaagaagAAACAGAGCACTGCGACAAAAATCTGCGGAAATCTGCAGAATTACCGGTCACTTCTTCAGAGTCGAATTCTAGTCAAACAGTTGATATGGATGTAAAAAATGACAATGTAAATATAGATGATGATAATAGTGTGTCTGCCGGTGTTGAAaggactgaaaataaaactgcaTTCGATGAAAAAACAGGTGTATTAAACAACGTGATTATAAAAGCTGTGGAGAATGTTGTTGTAAGTCAGGACGTTTGTACCGATCCTGTGTTCGATCGTTTGCCGGTAGATATAAGCGTTCCTGAGGGAGAGATGATGAGATTTTCTTGCCAAGTTTCCGGAACTTCTCCGATTG ACGTTTTTTGGTATCGAGATGGGGGAAAAGATATTGATCAGCTAGAAGACAATGATAAATACGATATCTATAGACATGGCAATGATTTTTATTTGGATGTGTATGATACCTGCGAGAAAGATGCTGGTGGCTATCTTTGTATTGGAATCAATGAACAAGGCCAATGTAGTCACACAGTACAAGGCAGAGTCACTG CTAATCTACTGGATAAACATAAACCTGAATTCATCAAATCCCTTGAAGATGTTGAAGTCATCGAAGGTCAAACTGCAAAATTTTTTGTCAAAGTCAAGGGATATCCGATTGCCAAAGTAACTTGGTACAAGGATGGTAAAAAGATCAAAGCTAATGATGAAAAGTTTAAGATGATCAAAATAGGAAATCGGCATCATGAATTAGTGATTAGCTGTGCAATGATTGAAGAAGATGCAGAGTATGCGGTCATTGCCAGTAATGTGGTAGGCAAGGCTAAAACTTATgcccaattgattgtggaacCAGCTCCTCAACAACAAGCAG AATCGCCTAAGAGGCCCATGTCTTTGCCTATTGCATCATCCACCCTCAATTCTAGTACGAGTGAAGTCAACAAATTAGACAGTTTATCGTACAAGGTTACCAAGACACGAAGCAATGTAACAAACACCGCAGAAAATGTGCTGACATCTGCTCAAAAG ATTTCGGACATTGATCGAGACcttgatgaaatggaaaatcgATTGGATAATATGGAGACAAATGTTATGTCTACTAATGCTGTACTAAAGAATAATCGTTATTtagatgacgatgatgacagTATTGAAGACATTTTAGCGAGATATACTGAGAAG aaaaaggCTGCTGCAAACATTCGAGCGGTTAcatcaacagcaatggatgTACTCGCTGATGCTGAACCAACAACAGTGAAAGAAACACCGAGATTTAGTACTCCAGTCGTTCAAGCTATAATAAAATCTGATAAAACGAATGTATCAACAGGGCAATATAACTTGAATCAAGTAAATTCAAACAATAATTATATCACTGAAGATACAACTGctgatgaaaatgaagttcAGTTAACAAATTATCGCAGTGTTTCCTCTTCACCGCCACCTATTCCTGCTTTGAATGAAAATCCCACCACTTCACTTCAACCTGAATCTGTCACTGAATCACAATATTCCCAACCGCTGTCGATTGAAATTGACAATGCTGCATACCACAAGCCACAAGAACAACGCTTAAAACCAAATGTTCATAAATTGGCGCCAAACATTCCGAGCAATGACAACGATGGGGATATGCTGATAGATTGTGGTCTGAAACGTGTTGATTCAAAACGGTATAAACGTGACTACCACATCAACAGAGCAGCAGTCGCTGAAAAGAAgaattctaatattaatcctccACCGCCGCACCAACAAGATACAAATGAAGTTGTGAAGAATGTTACTGagaaattggaaaattttgtCTGTGAAACAGAAGATGAG gtatATATGGTTGCCGGTGATATGTtttcattggaagaaaaaataaagaaattagaaTCGAAGATCAATGATGTTGGTGACGACACGTCTCCTGAGGTGATTGCTGCTCTTGAGGAAGAGGTTGCGCGAGCAGTCGCTCAGGTTTCACAGAGTGAAAAACGG GTGGCCCACATAGAAAGTCATGTTGGTGATCTGAACAATATTGTTTCAAACCCAGCATTTCAGTCGCAGTATTCATTCAACTCCGAGGCTGACTCGGTTGCAGACTCTGGCCTGTCTACCGGTGCAACAACTCCTGTTGATTTGATGTCCCCGAGATCAAGTTTGGAGCAGTCATCACCTATTTCCTATCCATCAAGCGTTAATGAAGAAAATGTACCTTTACCATCTGTCAAGCGACTTTCGGCTATATTCGATAGTGCTCCCGCACTTCCCTCTCCAAAATCAGCTCATTGCAAACGT